The Streptosporangiales bacterium sequence CGCACGAGATGACGGTCGCGTCGCGGGCGAGCGCCATGAAGACCATCGGCTTGCCGACGTTGTCCGACCGGCCGACGAACACCATCAGGCCGTTCGCGAGGACCGTCTTCGGGTCGCGGTCGCTGTCGCGGTAGAAGCGGTCGACGATGTGGAAGACCGAGGCGGGCGTGGACGGCACGAACCGGGGTCGGCCCAGGGCGAGCAGGCCGGTGTTGACGGGATGGACGGACTCGATGTCCTTGTTCGGGTCGAGCGCGCGGTAGACCGAGACCTCGGAGACCTGCGGCGGCAGCGGCCGCAGCACGAGGATGCCCGAGACGCGCGGGTCGGCGTCGAGCTTGCCGACCGCGGCGATCGCATCGGCCTCGAGGACGTCGGCGGGCAGGGCCTCGCAGACGTAGTGGCAGCCCACCTTCTCGGCCAGCTGGGCGAGCCGGCGCTGGTACGTGCGCGCGGCGTAGTCGTCGCCCGCGATCACCGTCGCCAGGCCGGGCTTGATGCCCTTCTTCGCCAGCGCGGCGACGTCGGCCGCCACCTCGGTCTCGAGGGCGGCGGCGTAGGCGTTGCCGTCGATGCTGACCGCATTCATGAGGCGTCCTCCAGGGTCGCCGCGGCCTTGCTCGCCGCGGCGGCGTCGGCACGAGCGTTCTCCACCAGGCGATCGTCGAGACCGCCGGCCGCGACGTTGATCCCTACGAGGGTAGCCGCCGCCGATGCCGCGGACCGGCACAGCAGAGCCGCCGTGCACGCGTCCCCGCGCAGGTTCGGGTTGCCGGACGTGCCGACCGTGGCCGCCAGCCCCGCGGTACGTGCCGCGAGGTCGGTCATCCGCAGCGGCACCTCGCAGGCGGCCCCCGACGCCTCCGTCACGAGCTCGTCGCGTGCCTCGCTCGTGTCGCGGAACGCGGTGAGCAGCGCGGAGTACGCGGCGGCGTCGGCCGCCACCAGGGGCAGCGCCTCCGCGCGGAGCGCGTCGGCCCGCCGGGCGATGTCGTCGGCGTCCGGCAGCTGCTTCGTCGAGAACCTCGCGGCCATCGCCACCAGTGCGGCGGCCATGCCGATGGCCACCGCGCACGCCCCGCCGCCTCCTGGCGCGGGTGTGCGTTCGGCGATGCTGTCGAGGAAGCCCGCGACCGTGACGTCGGAGAGATCGCTGTTCATGGCGACCACTGTCTCCGACGTCGCGGAGGGACGGATACGCGGGCCCTCAGGAGAGACCGACGATCTCGTCGTGCTCGTCGAGGTCGATGGTGGCGGCCGCCGGCGTGGTGCCGAGGCCCGGCATCGTCCGCATCTCGCCGCAGATCGGGTAGACGAAGCCGGCTCCGACCGATGCGCGTACCTCGCGGACGGGCAGCCGCCAGCCGGTCGGCGCGCCCTTGAGCGTCGGGTCGGACGAGATCGACAGGTGGGTCTTGGCGATGCACACCGGCAGCGCGCCGAAGCCCGCACGCTCGTAGGTGTCGAGCTGCCGGCTCGCGACAGCGGTGTAGTCGACGCCGTCGGCGCCGTACACCTTGGTCGCGACCGTCTCGATCTTCTCCCGCAGCCCGGCCGAGTCGGGGTAGAGGAACCGGAAGTCCGACGGCTCCTCCGTGGCCTCGCTCACCGCCTCGGCCAGCTCGGTGGCACCGCGGCCGCCGTCGGCGAAGTGGGTGCACACGGCCGCCCGCGCCCCCATCTCCTCGGCGATCCGCTTGATCGCCTGGTGCTCGGACGGGTGGTCGGTGGGGAACGCGTTGATCGCCACGACGGCGGGGACGCCGTGCAGGCGGATGTTCTCGATCTGCTTGCGCAGGTTGGCGGCGCCGATCTCGACGTCGCCGGGGTTCTCCTCCAGCATCGCGGGCGGCAGGTCCCTGCCGGCGACGACGCGGTACTTGCCCGAGTGCGCCTTGAGCGCACGGACCGTCGCGACGACGACGGCGGCGTCGGGGCGTTCGCCGGAGACCCGGCACTTGATGTTGAAGAACCGCTCCGCGCCCATGTCCGCGCCGAAGCCCGCCTCCGTGACGTGGAAGTCGCTGCAGCGCAGGCCGATCAGGTCGGCGACCACCGACGAGTTACCGGTCGCGATGTTGCCGAACGGGCCGGCGTGGACCAGGACCGGGGTGTTCTCCAGTGTCTGCAGGAGGTTCGGCTTGATCGCCTCGCGCATGATGACGGTCATCGAGCCGGCGCCGTGCAGCTGCTCGGCCGTCACCGGCTCGCCCGCCCTCGTGTAGCCGATGACGATGTTGCCCAGCCGCTCCCGCAGGTCGGCGAGCGACGTCGTGAGGCCGAGGGCGGCCATGACCTCCGACGCGGCCGTGATGTCGAAGCCGGTCTGCCGCGGCACGCCGTCCATCCGGCTGCCGAGACCGACGATGATGTTGCGCAGCGCGCGGTCGTTGACGTCGAGGACCCGCCGCCAGGTGATCTGGTGCGGATCGAGGTCGAGCGCGTTGCCCTGGTACAGGTGGTTGTCGATCATCGCCGACAGCAGGTTGTGCGCCGCGGTCACCGCGTGCGAGTCGCCGGTGAGGTGCAGGTTGAGCAGCTCCATCGGCACGACCTGGCTGTAGCCGCCGCCGGCCGCGCCGCCCTTGATGCCGAACGTCGGCCCCATCGACGGCTGCCGGATGGCGATCGACGCCTTCTTGCCGATGTGCGAGAACGCCTGCCCGAGCCCGACGGTCGTGGTGGTCTTGCCCTCGCCGAGCGGGGTCGGGGTGATCGCGCTGACGACGACGTACTTGCCGCGCGGGCGGTCGGCGAGATACGCGAGTGCGTCGAGCTTCACCTTGAGCACGTCGTTGCCGTACGGCTGCAGCAGGTGGCTGGCGAGACCCATCGCGTTCGCGACGTCCTCGATGGGTTTCAACGAGGCGGAGCGGGCGATCTCGAGGTCGCTGGGGAAAGCCATGGGTGGGCTCCTAGTGAGGGTGTGACCTGCGGCGTCGAGGCAGCGACGTGCCTCTCCTCGCATCTGAGCAAACGGGCGAACGCTCGTCCATCATCTGGGCCAGAGTTTCATGATGTGGCGCCACGGGTGGTGAGGCCGAACTCCCCGCCGGCGTCGACGACCGCGTCCCAGAGGTACTGGCCGGAGGAGCGCTCGCAGTGCAGGAGGTAAGACGGGCGGTCGCTGGTGGCGATGCCGCCGGAGTCGTCCCTGATCACGTCGGTGGCGACCCGGGCCACCGAGCTGCGGAACGCGCCGCCGTCGGGCACGACGGAGTCGCTGAGGTCGACGGCGGTGAGCTTGGCGAGGACGTCGGCCGCCGCCTGGCCGGTCAGGCGCATCATCGCCCGGCCGTGGGTGACGTCGACGACGGAGACGAGCCCTGGGTCGCCCTCACCCTGCTGCTCGAGCCAGGTGGTCAGCTTCGGCAGGTCCTGGACGGACGCCACGACGAGCCACTCGCCCGGTCCCGAGCCGACGACGAGGGTGTCGTCGCCCGCCTCCCGTGCGGTGCGGCCGAACCTGGTGCCGAGCGCGCCGGCCATCGGGCCATCCACCGGGGCGTGGACGAGCAGCTTGCCCACCGACGACTCGTCGTTGAGCGACAGCGCGCCGTCGCCGACACGCGTCGGACCCGGGGTGATCGGGCTCCGCGCGACGGGCGCGGGACCGCTGTAGGACGACGTGTCAGACACGTTGTCTCGCCCCCTCGGGATCGACGTGCGCGTGGTGCTCGTGCACCCGCGCGGCGATGCGGTGGCCGCTCGGCAGCACGACGGTGAGGGTGGTGCCCGGCTCGGCGAGGCTCGCGTCGACCTGCGCGAGGCAGATCGCGCGGCGCAGCGTCGGCGACATCCGGCTCGACGTGATGCGTCCGACGATCGTGTCGCCGTCGACGATCTGGCTCGCCTCCTCGGGGACGATGCTCGGGTTGACCGGCTGCACGGCCACGAGCTTCGGGTAGCCGCCGTCATCGGCCTGCCAGTGCAGCTCGGGCATTCCCGCGAAGTCGGGCTTGTCGAGCTTCACCGCCCAGTCGAGCCCTGCGGAGTAGGCCTTCGTCAACCCGTCGGTGTCCTGCCCGACGATGAAGTGTCCCTTCTCCAGGCGCAGGATCCGCTGGGCCTCGAGGCCGAAGGGCGTGATGCCGAGGTCGCCGCCGTGGGCGAACAGCTGCTCCCAGACGTGCAGCCCGTACGACGCGGGCACGTGCAGCTCGTAGCTCAGCTCGCCGGTGAACCCGATGCGCCACAGCACGCAGTCGGGCACGCCGGCGATGGTGCCGGTGCGCACGTGCATGTAGCCGAACGCCTCGGTGGAGAGGTCGACGTCGTCGACGAGCCGGGACAGCAGCTCACGACTCCTCGGGCCGGCGACGTTCATGCTCGCGTACGCGGTGGTCACCGGCGTGACGTGCACCTGCCAGTCGGGGTGCTCGGTCTGCAGCCAGTTCTCGACCCACTCCCAGACCGTGGCCGCTCCCGACGAGGTGGTGCTCATCAGGTAGTGCTCGGGGCCGAGCCGGCCGG is a genomic window containing:
- a CDS encoding formate--tetrahydrofolate ligase; this encodes MAFPSDLEIARSASLKPIEDVANAMGLASHLLQPYGNDVLKVKLDALAYLADRPRGKYVVVSAITPTPLGEGKTTTTVGLGQAFSHIGKKASIAIRQPSMGPTFGIKGGAAGGGYSQVVPMELLNLHLTGDSHAVTAAHNLLSAMIDNHLYQGNALDLDPHQITWRRVLDVNDRALRNIIVGLGSRMDGVPRQTGFDITAASEVMAALGLTTSLADLRERLGNIVIGYTRAGEPVTAEQLHGAGSMTVIMREAIKPNLLQTLENTPVLVHAGPFGNIATGNSSVVADLIGLRCSDFHVTEAGFGADMGAERFFNIKCRVSGERPDAAVVVATVRALKAHSGKYRVVAGRDLPPAMLEENPGDVEIGAANLRKQIENIRLHGVPAVVAINAFPTDHPSEHQAIKRIAEEMGARAAVCTHFADGGRGATELAEAVSEATEEPSDFRFLYPDSAGLREKIETVATKVYGADGVDYTAVASRQLDTYERAGFGALPVCIAKTHLSISSDPTLKGAPTGWRLPVREVRASVGAGFVYPICGEMRTMPGLGTTPAAATIDLDEHDEIVGLS
- a CDS encoding formiminotransferase-cyclodeaminase, with amino-acid sequence MNSDLSDVTVAGFLDSIAERTPAPGGGGACAVAIGMAAALVAMAARFSTKQLPDADDIARRADALRAEALPLVAADAAAYSALLTAFRDTSEARDELVTEASGAACEVPLRMTDLAARTAGLAATVGTSGNPNLRGDACTAALLCRSAASAAATLVGINVAAGGLDDRLVENARADAAAASKAAATLEDAS
- a CDS encoding bifunctional 5,10-methylene-tetrahydrofolate dehydrogenase/5,10-methylene-tetrahydrofolate cyclohydrolase, producing MNAVSIDGNAYAAALETEVAADVAALAKKGIKPGLATVIAGDDYAARTYQRRLAQLAEKVGCHYVCEALPADVLEADAIAAVGKLDADPRVSGILVLRPLPPQVSEVSVYRALDPNKDIESVHPVNTGLLALGRPRFVPSTPASVFHIVDRFYRDSDRDPKTVLANGLMVFVGRSDNVGKPMVFMALARDATVISCDVNTYKAGKLYDLTAQADILVSAAGVPGLISGENVKPGVLAIDVGINPINDPRTGRTRLVGDLDFDSVAERAEAVTPVPGGVGPITDVWLLRATVRAAQMAAAAEAARGGMGY